In Bradyrhizobium guangxiense, the following are encoded in one genomic region:
- a CDS encoding GNAT family N-acetyltransferase, protein MALFRLPSSGPAALAPRGNGLLLRAPQMSDFLQWAHLRESSRDYLTPWEPIWPSDDLTRSGFRRRLRRYSEDIAADRSYPFLIFRELDGAMVGGITLANVRRGIVQAGTIGYWIGQPHAHRGYMTAALRVLLPTLFGELNLHRVEAACIPTNAPSIRVLEKCGFSREGLARRYLCINGVWQDHLLFGLLHEDFRG, encoded by the coding sequence ATGGCCCTCTTTCGCCTGCCGTCCAGTGGACCCGCCGCCCTCGCGCCGCGCGGCAACGGGCTGTTGCTGCGCGCACCGCAGATGTCGGACTTCCTGCAATGGGCTCACTTGCGGGAGTCCAGCCGCGATTACCTGACGCCCTGGGAGCCGATCTGGCCGTCGGACGATCTCACCCGCTCTGGCTTCCGCCGCCGGCTGCGCCGCTATTCCGAGGACATCGCCGCGGACCGCTCCTATCCCTTTCTGATCTTCCGCGAGCTCGATGGCGCCATGGTCGGCGGCATCACCCTGGCCAATGTCCGCCGCGGCATCGTGCAGGCCGGCACCATCGGCTATTGGATCGGGCAACCCCATGCCCATCGCGGCTACATGACAGCGGCGCTGCGGGTTCTGCTGCCGACGCTGTTCGGCGAGCTCAATTTGCACCGGGTCGAGGCCGCCTGTATCCCGACCAATGCGCCGTCGATCCGGGTGCTCGAGAAATGCGGCTTCTCGCGCGAGGGGCTCGCCCGCCGCTATCTCTGCATCAACGGGGTTTGGCAGGATCATCTGCTGTTCGGCCTGCTGCACGAGGATTTCCGCGGCTGA
- the gspM gene encoding type II secretion system protein GspM, with the protein MFFDPETWVAVAFVILMVVFGYLGVFKSAMTALDHRAARIKAELDDAARLKQEAAKVLADYKARSATAEREAADIIANAKAEAERIAADAKAKMEDFVARRTKTAESKIALAEAQALADVRAAAAEAAVQAASTILSQSVKGQVADDLLAKGINEVRQKLN; encoded by the coding sequence ATGTTCTTCGATCCTGAGACCTGGGTCGCCGTCGCCTTCGTGATCCTGATGGTCGTGTTCGGCTATCTCGGGGTCTTCAAATCGGCGATGACCGCGCTCGATCATCGCGCCGCCCGCATCAAGGCCGAGCTCGACGACGCCGCGCGCCTCAAGCAGGAGGCGGCCAAGGTGCTCGCCGACTACAAGGCGCGCAGTGCCACCGCCGAGCGCGAGGCTGCCGACATCATCGCCAACGCCAAGGCCGAAGCTGAGCGCATCGCGGCCGACGCCAAGGCCAAGATGGAAGACTTCGTCGCCCGCCGGACCAAGACCGCCGAGAGCAAGATCGCACTCGCCGAAGCCCAGGCGCTGGCGGATGTCCGCGCCGCCGCTGCGGAAGCCGCCGTCCAGGCCGCCTCCACGATCCTGTCGCAGTCGGTCAAGGGCCAGGTTGCCGACGACCTGCTCGCCAAGGGCATCAACGAGGTCAGACAGAAGCTGAACTGA
- a CDS encoding F0F1 ATP synthase subunit B', giving the protein MAESHGGAKGPAAGAHTEADGGHHAGGFPPFESSTFASQLVSLAIFFVVLYVIVSKLALPKVGGAIEARQNKIEGDLTEAQKLKDQSEAALKAYEGELASARTRAQAIGNESRDKANAQADAERKALEEQLAAKLAEAEKTIASTRATAMSNVRGIAADAAGQIVQQLTGVVPDAASVGAAVDASLKG; this is encoded by the coding sequence ATGGCCGAGAGTCATGGCGGGGCGAAGGGTCCGGCGGCGGGCGCTCACACCGAAGCCGATGGCGGTCATCACGCCGGCGGTTTTCCGCCGTTCGAGAGCAGCACTTTCGCTTCGCAGCTGGTGTCGCTCGCGATCTTCTTCGTCGTGCTTTACGTGATCGTGTCCAAGCTCGCTCTGCCGAAGGTCGGCGGTGCGATCGAGGCGCGCCAGAACAAGATCGAGGGTGACCTCACCGAGGCGCAGAAGCTGAAGGACCAGTCCGAGGCGGCGCTGAAGGCCTATGAAGGCGAGCTCGCTTCGGCGCGCACGCGGGCACAGGCGATCGGCAACGAATCCCGCGACAAGGCGAATGCGCAGGCGGATGCCGAGCGCAAGGCGCTGGAAGAACAGCTGGCGGCCAAGCTCGCCGAGGCGGAGAAGACCATCGCCTCGACCCGCGCCACAGCCATGAGCAACGTCCGCGGCATCGCGGCCGATGCGGCAGGCCAGATCGTGCAGCAGCTCACCGGCGTGGTTCCGGATGCGGCCTCGGTCGGTGCTGCCGTTGACGCGTCCTTGAAGGGTTAG
- a CDS encoding F0F1 ATP synthase subunit C, translating into MDPAAAKLIGAGIACIGMGGAGVGVGVIFGNYLAAAVRNPSAAQGQFGNLIFGFAVTEALGIFSLLIALLLLFVF; encoded by the coding sequence ATGGATCCGGCAGCAGCAAAACTTATTGGCGCGGGCATCGCGTGCATCGGCATGGGCGGTGCGGGCGTCGGCGTGGGCGTGATCTTCGGCAACTACCTCGCCGCAGCCGTCCGCAACCCGTCGGCCGCTCAGGGCCAGTTCGGCAACCTGATCTTCGGCTTCGCCGTGACCGAAGCGCTCGGCATCTTCTCGCTGCTGATCGCGCTGCTTCTGCTGTTCGTTTTCTAA
- a CDS encoding F0F1 ATP synthase subunit A, whose product MKIDPIHQFNIEPLFTIGHIGNHTIAFTNSSLYMLVAVAIIALLMLASGSQLVPGRLQSVAEISYEFVASTIRSTAGAEGMKFFPLIFSLFMFICVSNLVGIIPYTFTVSSHLIVTVGLALLVFFTVLIYGVAKNGLKFFSIFVPHGVPGYILPLVMFIEILSFFLRPVSHSIRLFANMLAGHIALKVFAGFVAMLGFSLGAIGWGGGVLPLALTVALYALEILVAFLQAYVFAILTCIYLNDAIHPGH is encoded by the coding sequence ATAAAAATCGATCCGATCCACCAATTCAACATCGAGCCTCTCTTCACGATCGGCCATATCGGCAATCATACGATCGCCTTCACCAATTCATCGCTCTACATGCTGGTGGCAGTTGCGATCATCGCGCTCCTGATGCTCGCCAGCGGCTCGCAGCTGGTTCCCGGGCGCCTGCAGTCGGTCGCCGAAATCTCCTACGAGTTCGTCGCCTCGACCATCCGTTCGACGGCCGGCGCGGAAGGCATGAAGTTCTTCCCGCTGATCTTCTCGCTGTTCATGTTCATCTGTGTCTCCAACCTGGTCGGCATCATCCCCTACACCTTCACGGTGTCGAGCCACCTGATCGTCACCGTAGGCTTGGCGCTGCTGGTGTTCTTCACCGTGCTGATCTACGGCGTCGCCAAGAACGGCCTGAAATTCTTCTCGATTTTCGTTCCTCACGGCGTTCCTGGCTACATCCTGCCGCTGGTGATGTTCATCGAGATCCTGTCGTTCTTCCTGCGGCCGGTCTCGCACAGCATTCGTCTGTTCGCCAACATGCTGGCCGGCCACATCGCGCTGAAGGTGTTCGCGGGCTTCGTCGCCATGCTGGGCTTCTCGCTCGGCGCCATCGGCTGGGGCGGCGGCGTGCTGCCGCTGGCGCTCACGGTCGCGCTGTACGCGCTCGAGATTCTGGTCGCGTTCCTGCAAGCCTATGTGTTTGCGATCCTGACCTGCATCTACCTCAACGACGCCATTCATCCGGGACACTGA
- a CDS encoding AtpZ/AtpI family protein — MTQGTGHGENGDRDRSSEEAALSERLGSLDQRLSELRDRRIKTEQPAGDGGDGAARASAMALGFRLSSELVAGVAVGAGIGWGFDRLLSTSPFGFIVFLLLGFVAGVVNVVRSAGAGQNRRGGS; from the coding sequence ATGACACAGGGCACGGGACACGGCGAGAATGGGGATCGCGATAGATCGTCCGAGGAAGCTGCGCTTTCCGAACGGCTCGGAAGTCTCGATCAGCGGTTGTCCGAACTTCGTGACCGCCGGATCAAGACCGAGCAACCCGCAGGTGACGGTGGAGACGGAGCGGCCAGAGCCTCGGCGATGGCGCTTGGTTTCCGGCTATCCTCGGAGTTGGTCGCCGGTGTCGCTGTCGGAGCGGGGATTGGCTGGGGGTTCGACCGCTTGCTGTCGACGTCGCCTTTCGGATTTATCGTGTTCCTGCTGCTGGGCTTCGTGGCCGGCGTGGTGAATGTGGTGAGATCGGCGGGGGCGGGGCAAAACAGGCGCGGTGGTTCGTAA
- a CDS encoding IS110 family transposase: MAKRITICAGIDTGKEKLDVAVDGATEQLRVDNTARGHQALVEWLKCRKVKRVGIEASGGYEQAVVAELRRKRFVVILFQPKQVRAYGTFHLLLAKNDKIDAALIAMCTAAVKTIHPAPDPRLQPFAEHLTMIDQITEDIARLKNRLESCRDKRIQGVWKVQIALLAKSKRAEFKALLAAIRTHSDLAARLDLIYSVAGCGLPTAAAVLIRMPEIGNITRERASALSGLAPYDDDSGKRSGARHIEGGRERLRWALYNAALPASSRWNPQIKALYGRLIAAGKPHKCALVACARKLLVTINAVVARGTPWVAQVPQLAKLPAA; the protein is encoded by the coding sequence GTGGCCAAGCGTATCACGATCTGTGCCGGGATCGATACCGGCAAAGAGAAGCTCGACGTGGCAGTCGATGGCGCCACCGAGCAGTTGCGGGTCGATAACACGGCAAGAGGCCACCAGGCGCTGGTGGAGTGGTTGAAGTGCCGCAAGGTGAAGAGAGTCGGGATCGAGGCAAGTGGAGGCTACGAGCAGGCGGTCGTCGCCGAGCTGCGGCGCAAGCGGTTCGTCGTCATCTTGTTTCAGCCAAAGCAGGTCCGCGCCTATGGCACGTTTCATCTGCTGCTGGCCAAGAACGACAAGATCGACGCGGCGCTGATTGCGATGTGCACTGCCGCGGTCAAGACGATCCATCCTGCACCAGATCCGCGGCTGCAGCCCTTTGCCGAGCATCTGACCATGATCGACCAGATCACAGAAGACATCGCAAGACTGAAGAACCGGCTTGAGAGTTGCCGCGACAAGCGGATTCAAGGGGTTTGGAAGGTGCAGATCGCGCTCCTAGCCAAGTCCAAACGAGCCGAGTTCAAGGCGCTTCTGGCGGCGATCCGCACCCACTCCGATCTCGCCGCACGGCTCGATCTGATCTACAGCGTCGCCGGCTGCGGCCTGCCGACTGCGGCTGCCGTCCTGATCAGAATGCCCGAGATCGGCAACATCACGCGCGAACGAGCCTCAGCTCTCAGTGGACTGGCACCTTACGACGACGATAGTGGCAAACGCTCCGGTGCCCGTCACATCGAAGGTGGCCGTGAGCGCTTGCGTTGGGCGCTCTACAACGCGGCTCTTCCGGCATCATCCCGCTGGAACCCGCAGATCAAGGCTCTCTATGGTCGGCTGATCGCCGCCGGCAAACCTCATAAATGTGCGCTGGTCGCCTGCGCCAGAAAGCTGCTCGTCACGATCAACGCCGTCGTCGCCCGCGGAACTCCCTGGGTGGCCCAGGTGCCTCAACTCGCCAAGCTGCCCGCCGCCTGA
- a CDS encoding secondary thiamine-phosphate synthase enzyme YjbQ translates to MTSARSVTRSAPSSVQATTVTSSLLTVQTPGRGFTDLTSEATKFIAEAQARDGALTLFIRHTSASLTIQENADPSVLVDLGTALSQLAPENAGWTHDTEGPDDMPAHVKTMLTGASLQVPVLNGRLALGTWQAIYLIEHRSRPHRREIVLQFIGSIQ, encoded by the coding sequence ATGACATCAGCCAGATCCGTCACCCGCTCGGCACCGTCCTCGGTGCAAGCCACGACCGTTACGTCGTCACTGCTCACCGTGCAGACGCCGGGCCGCGGCTTCACTGATCTGACCAGCGAGGCAACGAAATTCATCGCCGAGGCGCAGGCCCGCGACGGCGCGTTGACGCTGTTCATCCGCCATACCTCGGCCTCGCTGACGATTCAGGAGAACGCTGATCCTTCCGTGCTCGTCGACCTCGGCACGGCGCTGTCCCAGCTCGCGCCGGAGAATGCCGGGTGGACTCACGACACCGAAGGACCGGACGACATGCCGGCACACGTCAAGACGATGCTGACGGGGGCCTCGCTTCAGGTCCCGGTCCTGAACGGCAGGCTTGCACTCGGGACTTGGCAGGCGATCTATCTGATCGAGCATCGCAGCCGTCCGCACCGCCGCGAGATCGTGCTGCAATTCATCGGCAGCATTCAGTAG
- a CDS encoding MFS transporter, with amino-acid sequence MTKDERFVILASSLGTVFEWYDFYLYGSLAGIIGAQFFSAYPPATRDIFALLAFAAGFLVRPFGAIVFGRIGDIVGRKYTFLVTILIMGLSTFIVGLLPNAATIGIAAPIILIALRLAQGLALGGEYGGAATYVAEHAPNGKRGYYTSFIQTTATLGLFLSLLVILFTRTATGEPDFAAWGWRIPFLVSVLLLGVSVWIRLRLNESPIFQKMKEEGKSSKAPLTEAFGNWQNGKLVLLALLGGVMGQGVVWYTGQFYALFFLQSILKVDGYTANLLIAWSLLLGTGFFIVFGVLSDKIGRKPIILGGCLIAALTFFPIFKMITTNANPALEKAIEQVKVEVVADPKGCGDLFNPVGTRVFSAPCDTARAFLSQSSVKYSTSPAAAGSGVKVMVNGKEVPYANAKDGNPAVLAAVQAAGYPKTGDAGIVKMSNPFDIFRPQVAATIGLLFILVVFVTMVYGPIAAMLVELFPTRIRYTSMSLPYHIGNGWFGGLLPATAFAIVASTGDIYAGLWYPVIFASITVVIGLLFLPETKDVDIKAT; translated from the coding sequence ATGACGAAGGACGAACGGTTCGTCATTCTCGCTTCTTCGCTCGGTACCGTCTTCGAATGGTACGATTTTTACCTCTACGGTTCACTGGCCGGCATCATCGGCGCGCAGTTCTTCTCGGCCTATCCGCCGGCAACCCGCGACATCTTCGCGCTGCTCGCGTTCGCAGCCGGCTTCCTGGTGCGTCCGTTCGGCGCGATCGTGTTCGGCCGCATCGGCGACATCGTCGGCCGCAAATACACCTTCCTCGTCACCATCCTGATCATGGGTCTGTCGACCTTCATCGTCGGCCTACTGCCGAACGCGGCAACCATCGGCATCGCGGCTCCAATCATCCTGATCGCGCTGCGCCTCGCCCAGGGCCTGGCGCTCGGCGGTGAGTATGGCGGCGCGGCGACCTATGTCGCGGAGCATGCTCCGAACGGCAAGCGCGGCTACTACACCTCCTTCATCCAGACCACGGCGACGCTCGGCCTGTTCCTGTCGCTGCTGGTGATCCTGTTCACCCGCACCGCGACCGGCGAGCCCGACTTCGCGGCGTGGGGCTGGCGAATTCCGTTCCTGGTCTCGGTGCTGCTGCTCGGCGTCTCCGTCTGGATCCGGCTGCGCCTCAATGAGTCGCCGATCTTCCAGAAGATGAAGGAAGAGGGCAAGAGCTCGAAGGCGCCGCTGACGGAGGCCTTCGGCAATTGGCAGAACGGCAAGCTCGTGCTGCTTGCGCTGCTCGGCGGCGTGATGGGCCAGGGCGTCGTCTGGTACACCGGCCAGTTCTACGCGCTGTTCTTCCTGCAATCGATCCTGAAGGTCGACGGCTACACCGCCAACCTGCTGATCGCCTGGTCGCTGCTGCTCGGCACCGGCTTCTTCATCGTGTTCGGCGTGCTGTCCGACAAGATCGGCCGCAAGCCGATCATCCTCGGCGGCTGCCTGATCGCGGCACTGACCTTCTTCCCGATCTTCAAGATGATCACCACCAATGCCAACCCGGCGCTGGAAAAGGCCATCGAGCAGGTCAAGGTCGAGGTGGTGGCCGATCCCAAGGGCTGCGGCGACCTGTTCAACCCGGTCGGCACCCGCGTCTTCAGCGCGCCTTGCGACACCGCACGCGCCTTCCTGTCGCAGTCGTCGGTCAAGTACTCGACCTCGCCGGCCGCAGCCGGCTCCGGCGTGAAGGTGATGGTCAACGGCAAGGAAGTGCCCTACGCCAACGCAAAGGACGGCAACCCGGCAGTCCTCGCCGCCGTGCAGGCCGCCGGCTATCCGAAGACCGGCGACGCCGGGATCGTGAAGATGTCGAATCCGTTCGACATCTTCCGTCCGCAGGTGGCCGCAACCATCGGACTGCTGTTCATCCTGGTGGTGTTCGTCACAATGGTATACGGCCCGATCGCGGCAATGCTGGTCGAACTGTTCCCGACCCGCATCCGCTATACTTCGATGTCGCTGCCCTACCACATCGGCAACGGCTGGTTCGGTGGCCTGCTGCCGGCGACCGCCTTCGCCATCGTGGCCTCGACCGGCGATATCTATGCCGGCCTCTGGTATCCGGTCATCTTCGCGTCCATCACGGTCGTGATCGGCTTGCTGTTCCTGCCCGAGACCAAGGACGTCGACATCAAGGCGACCTGA
- a CDS encoding response regulator yields MNAPSTHLVIADDHPLFRDALRQAVAGVLTSARIDEAGSFEDLTKLLEQTSDVDLILLDLSMPGISGFSGLIYLRAQYPAIPVVIVSASDDSATIRRSLDFGASGFIPKRFGVETLRDAILKVMEGDVWVPADTDLSAEADPDMTRLRDRLVTLTPQQVRVLMMLSEGLLNKQIAYELGVSEATIKAHVSAILQKLGVESRTQAVIAAARIAGGQWKQGTPAG; encoded by the coding sequence ATGAACGCTCCCTCCACCCATCTCGTCATCGCCGATGACCATCCTCTTTTCCGCGACGCGCTGCGACAGGCGGTAGCCGGCGTGCTGACCTCAGCCAGAATCGACGAGGCCGGATCGTTCGAGGATTTGACCAAGCTCCTGGAACAGACCTCAGATGTCGACCTGATCCTGCTCGACCTCTCGATGCCCGGCATTTCCGGCTTTTCCGGCCTGATCTATCTGCGTGCGCAATATCCGGCGATTCCGGTCGTGATCGTCTCGGCGTCCGACGACAGCGCGACGATCCGCCGCTCGCTCGATTTCGGCGCCTCCGGCTTCATCCCGAAGCGTTTCGGCGTCGAGACGCTGCGCGATGCCATCCTCAAGGTGATGGAAGGCGACGTCTGGGTTCCCGCCGATACCGATCTGTCGGCGGAGGCGGATCCCGACATGACGCGTCTGCGCGACCGGCTGGTGACGCTGACGCCGCAGCAGGTCCGGGTCCTGATGATGCTGTCGGAGGGTCTCCTCAACAAGCAGATCGCCTACGAGCTCGGAGTATCCGAGGCCACCATCAAGGCGCATGTCTCGGCGATCCTGCAAAAGCTCGGCGTTGAAAGCCGCACCCAGGCGGTGATCGCCGCCGCCAGGATCGCCGGCGGCCAGTGGAAGCAGGGCACGCCGGCGGGATAG
- a CDS encoding ATP-binding protein has protein sequence MTEPAGTTTGTLSFGPFSVSPHERLVMRDGVALPLGAKAFDTLMALMSRPNEVVSKWDLMSLVWPGTTVEETNLRFHVAALRKALGDGKDGARYITTLSGRGYCFVAPISQIAAPNSKADVAAAQRHAPRPELPPVKLPNRLQRMVGRADAMAAVSDRLIASRFVTIAGPGGVGKTAVAVAIAHDLLETFSDAAHFVDLAALSDPDLVITSILLMLGLPAQTDDPLPALLAHLQDKRMLLILDNCEHVIAAAAPLAAEIFQAAPHVHILATSREALRVEGEQVYRLAPLGVPPDGSGVTVAAAQTYPALQLFLERATAGGAQIALDDANATIIARICRKLDGMALAIELAAGRVEAYGLEQTAALLDERLNLLWQGQRTAPPRQKTLQATLDWSYGLLSDLERLVLRRLAVFAGHFTIDAALEVVPGERVARARLFDAVDSLVAKSMVAPRPIGAMMRYRLLDTTRAYLLEIEPDDAALAARHATYYRRWLEQAGTTWATVPSADERAAHFSALHNVRAALDWSFGPGGDLGIGVALAAAAAPIFLAMSLLIECRRWSERALLAIAPSSRGSAEEMHIQAALGLTLMFTRGGSEAARSALSRSLAIAEARSDEVNQLQLLGRMHIFHERMGEFDAALGYAQRSLAVARSLGAPASIALAQSLLGVSLHLAGEHHDALKRLEVAWQGPGTELVSTVHGFDHRNRAGITLARELWLQGRPAEALQLAQLTVAEAAQMDHPITLCIALIWAVSIDLWSGDLDGADESIDRFIAHANSRSMGPYLAVGRGVKGELAIRRGDAAGGVDTIRACLRELHDAGYELLTTTFNIALVQGLLALGQIEQSAELIEDTIRLVEQSGDHLYMPELLRMKGRVLLSRPKPDTEQAEAYLMQSLDLSRRKRAKAWELRAAIDLARLLVERGRREEAKQLVQSALDGFAEGSETADIRAANRLLPTL, from the coding sequence ATGACCGAGCCGGCCGGCACCACGACGGGAACTCTATCGTTCGGGCCATTCTCCGTGAGCCCGCATGAAAGGCTCGTGATGCGCGACGGCGTTGCCTTGCCGCTCGGCGCGAAAGCATTCGACACGCTGATGGCGCTGATGTCACGGCCGAACGAGGTCGTCAGCAAATGGGACCTGATGTCGCTAGTCTGGCCCGGCACCACGGTCGAAGAGACCAATCTGCGCTTTCACGTCGCGGCGCTTCGCAAGGCGCTCGGCGACGGCAAGGATGGCGCGCGCTACATCACGACGCTCTCCGGCCGCGGCTATTGCTTCGTGGCGCCGATTTCGCAAATCGCGGCCCCGAATTCGAAAGCCGACGTTGCGGCAGCGCAGCGCCACGCGCCGCGGCCGGAATTGCCGCCCGTGAAACTGCCGAACCGGTTGCAGCGGATGGTCGGGCGCGCCGATGCGATGGCCGCCGTCTCCGACAGGCTCATCGCCTCGCGCTTTGTCACGATTGCCGGTCCCGGCGGCGTCGGCAAGACCGCAGTCGCCGTGGCGATCGCCCACGACCTGCTCGAGACATTCTCCGACGCCGCGCACTTCGTGGACCTTGCCGCGCTGAGCGATCCCGATCTCGTGATCACCTCGATCCTGCTGATGCTCGGCTTGCCGGCGCAGACCGATGATCCCCTGCCCGCGCTGCTCGCACATCTCCAGGACAAGCGGATGCTGCTGATCCTCGACAATTGCGAGCACGTCATTGCGGCCGCCGCGCCGCTGGCGGCGGAGATCTTCCAGGCGGCGCCGCACGTCCATATCCTCGCGACCAGCCGCGAAGCCCTGCGCGTCGAGGGCGAGCAGGTCTATCGCCTGGCTCCGCTCGGCGTTCCGCCCGACGGCTCCGGCGTGACCGTCGCCGCAGCACAGACCTATCCCGCGCTTCAGCTGTTCCTCGAACGTGCCACGGCAGGCGGCGCGCAGATCGCGCTCGATGACGCCAATGCTACGATCATCGCCAGGATCTGCCGCAAGCTCGACGGCATGGCGCTGGCGATCGAGCTTGCCGCCGGCCGGGTCGAAGCCTACGGCCTGGAGCAAACGGCCGCGCTGCTCGACGAGCGCCTCAATCTGCTTTGGCAAGGCCAGCGAACGGCGCCACCGCGGCAGAAGACGTTGCAGGCCACGCTCGACTGGAGCTACGGCCTGTTGTCGGATCTCGAGCGCCTCGTGCTGCGCAGGCTTGCGGTCTTCGCCGGGCACTTCACCATCGACGCCGCGCTCGAGGTCGTGCCGGGCGAGCGCGTCGCCCGCGCCCGCCTGTTCGACGCCGTCGACAGTCTCGTTGCCAAGTCGATGGTCGCGCCGCGGCCCATCGGCGCCATGATGCGCTACCGTCTGCTCGACACGACGCGTGCCTATCTGCTCGAGATCGAACCGGACGACGCGGCTCTCGCTGCCCGCCACGCGACCTACTACCGGCGATGGCTGGAGCAGGCCGGCACGACATGGGCGACGGTGCCGAGCGCGGACGAGCGGGCTGCTCACTTCTCCGCGCTTCACAATGTGCGCGCCGCGCTCGACTGGAGCTTCGGCCCGGGCGGTGATCTCGGCATCGGCGTTGCGCTCGCCGCCGCCGCGGCGCCGATCTTCCTGGCGATGTCCTTGCTGATCGAATGCCGGCGCTGGTCGGAACGGGCGCTACTGGCGATTGCCCCCTCCTCGCGCGGCAGCGCCGAGGAAATGCACATCCAGGCCGCCCTCGGACTGACCTTGATGTTCACCCGCGGCGGCAGCGAAGCGGCGCGTAGCGCCTTGAGCAGGAGCCTTGCGATCGCAGAAGCGCGCAGCGACGAAGTCAACCAGCTCCAGCTGCTCGGCCGGATGCATATCTTTCACGAGCGGATGGGAGAGTTCGACGCCGCGCTCGGCTATGCGCAGAGGAGCCTCGCGGTCGCGCGATCGCTGGGCGCCCCCGCCTCGATCGCCCTCGCCCAATCCCTCCTCGGTGTCTCGCTGCATCTGGCAGGTGAGCATCACGACGCGCTGAAGAGGCTGGAGGTCGCCTGGCAAGGTCCGGGCACGGAGCTTGTCAGCACCGTCCATGGCTTCGATCATCGCAACCGGGCCGGCATCACGCTGGCCCGCGAACTCTGGTTGCAAGGCCGGCCCGCGGAAGCGCTGCAGCTGGCGCAGCTGACGGTCGCCGAGGCCGCCCAGATGGATCACCCGATCACGCTCTGCATTGCGCTGATCTGGGCGGTCTCAATCGACCTCTGGAGCGGAGACCTCGACGGCGCGGACGAGAGCATCGACCGTTTCATCGCGCATGCCAATTCGCGCTCGATGGGGCCCTATCTCGCCGTCGGCCGCGGCGTCAAAGGCGAGCTGGCGATCCGCCGTGGCGATGCCGCCGGTGGTGTCGACACGATCAGGGCCTGCCTGCGCGAGCTTCACGATGCCGGCTACGAGCTGCTCACCACGACGTTCAACATAGCGCTGGTCCAGGGCTTGCTGGCGCTTGGGCAGATCGAGCAGAGCGCCGAGCTGATCGAGGACACCATTCGCCTCGTCGAGCAAAGTGGCGATCACCTCTACATGCCCGAGCTGCTGCGCATGAAGGGCCGAGTTCTGTTGTCGCGGCCGAAGCCCGATACCGAGCAGGCAGAAGCCTACCTCATGCAGTCGCTGGATTTGAGCCGTCGCAAACGCGCAAAAGCATGGGAACTGCGGGCGGCGATCGATCTTGCGCGGCTACTCGTCGAACGCGGCCGGCGCGAGGAAGCGAAACAATTGGTTCAATCGGCGCTTGATGGCTTTGCAGAAGGCTCCGAGACGGCGGATATCAGAGCGGCCAATCGTCTGCTCCCGACGCTGTAG
- a CDS encoding organic hydroperoxide resistance protein, giving the protein MTQAAKILYTARTHTSGGGHDGIARSSDGRLDVKLSPPGGTGIGTNPEQLFAAGWSACFEGAMEIAARKRKIELPRKCAVDAEIDLVLDEGAYSLRARLNVSLPGLDREIARGIIDDAHQTCPYSKAIRGNVDVTVALI; this is encoded by the coding sequence ATGACGCAGGCGGCAAAGATACTCTACACGGCCAGAACTCACACCAGCGGCGGGGGCCACGACGGCATCGCGCGCAGCTCTGACGGTCGCCTCGACGTCAAGCTGTCGCCGCCGGGCGGCACCGGAATCGGCACCAATCCCGAGCAACTGTTCGCCGCCGGCTGGTCGGCCTGCTTCGAAGGCGCGATGGAGATCGCGGCGCGCAAGCGGAAGATCGAGCTTCCCAGGAAATGCGCTGTTGATGCGGAGATCGATCTCGTGCTCGACGAGGGCGCCTATTCGCTCCGGGCGCGTCTCAACGTCAGCCTGCCGGGCCTCGATCGCGAGATCGCGCGCGGCATCATCGACGATGCGCATCAGACCTGTCCGTATTCCAAGGCGATCCGCGGCAACGTCGACGTCACCGTCGCGCTGATCTGA